A single region of the Triticum dicoccoides isolate Atlit2015 ecotype Zavitan chromosome 2B, WEW_v2.0, whole genome shotgun sequence genome encodes:
- the LOC119366132 gene encoding microtubule-associated protein RP/EB family member 1A-like isoform X1: MAAAASFGLMDKAYFVGRGEILSWVNATLQLSLNKVEEAASGAVQCQLLDMVHPGSVPMHKVNFDAKTEYDMIQNYKILQDVFNKLRIGKNIEVNKLVKGRPLDNLEFLQWLKRYCDSVNGGIMNENYNPVERRSKGCKERTHKGPNKSSKSLQANRLSSANSADGGALNSNTDLASPVGKVCNAVNEEHYMEQIQQLSEKIADLKVAVDNTEKERDFYFSKLRDIEILCQRPELEHLPMTKGIRKILYAADAKDSSLPEANEIITRSPGMFSDEAE; this comes from the exons atggcggcggcggcgagcttcgggctgATGGACAAGGCCTACTTCGTGGGGCGGGGCGAGATCCTCAGCTGGGTCAATGCCACGCTGCAGCTCTCCCTCAACAAGGTCGAGGAG GCGGCGTCGGGGGCGGTGCAGTGCCAGCTGCTGGACATGGTTCACCCTGGGTCGGTGCCGATGCACAAG GTGAATTTCGATGCCAAGACGGAGTACGACATGATCCAGAACTACAAGATTCTCCAGGATGTCTTCAACAAGCTGCGGATAGGCAAG AATATTGAGGTCAACAAACTTGTTAAAGGGCGGCCATTGGACAACTTGGAGTTTCTGCAATGGCTGAAAAGATATTGTGATTCTGTAAATGGTGGAATCATGAATGA AAACTACAATCCTGTAGAAAGGAGGTCCAAGGGTTGCAAAGAGCGCACCCACAAGGGTCCCAACAAGTCATCCAAATCACTTCAAGCCAACAGATTATCTAGTGCTAACTCAGCAGATGGAGGTGCCCTGAATTCTAATACTGATCTTG CTTCTCCAGTTGGAAAAGTCTGTAATGCTGTTAATGAAGAGCATTACATGGAGCAGATTCAACAATTATCTGAGAAG ATTGCAGATCTGAAGGTTGCTGTGGACAACACTGAGAAAGAAAGAGATTTCTACTTCTCAAAGCTGCGTGACATCGAGATATTATGTCAAAGACCTGAGTTGGAGCATCTACCG ATGACCAAAGGGATAAGGAAGATACTCTATGCGGCTGATGCGAAGGATTCATCATTACCTGAGGCTAATGAAATAATCACCAGGTCACCAGGCATGTTCTCAGATGAAGCAGAGTGA
- the LOC119366132 gene encoding microtubule-associated protein RP/EB family member 1A-like isoform X2, producing MAAAASFGLMDKAYFVGRGEILSWVNATLQLSLNKVEEAASGAVQCQLLDMVHPGSVPMHKVNFDAKTEYDMIQNYKILQDVFNKLRIGKNIEVNKLVKGRPLDNLEFLQWLKRYCDSVNGGIMNENYNPVERRSKGCKERTHKGPNKSSKSLQANRLSSANSADGASPVGKVCNAVNEEHYMEQIQQLSEKIADLKVAVDNTEKERDFYFSKLRDIEILCQRPELEHLPMTKGIRKILYAADAKDSSLPEANEIITRSPGMFSDEAE from the exons atggcggcggcggcgagcttcgggctgATGGACAAGGCCTACTTCGTGGGGCGGGGCGAGATCCTCAGCTGGGTCAATGCCACGCTGCAGCTCTCCCTCAACAAGGTCGAGGAG GCGGCGTCGGGGGCGGTGCAGTGCCAGCTGCTGGACATGGTTCACCCTGGGTCGGTGCCGATGCACAAG GTGAATTTCGATGCCAAGACGGAGTACGACATGATCCAGAACTACAAGATTCTCCAGGATGTCTTCAACAAGCTGCGGATAGGCAAG AATATTGAGGTCAACAAACTTGTTAAAGGGCGGCCATTGGACAACTTGGAGTTTCTGCAATGGCTGAAAAGATATTGTGATTCTGTAAATGGTGGAATCATGAATGA AAACTACAATCCTGTAGAAAGGAGGTCCAAGGGTTGCAAAGAGCGCACCCACAAGGGTCCCAACAAGTCATCCAAATCACTTCAAGCCAACAGATTATCTAGTGCTAACTCAGCAGATGGAG CTTCTCCAGTTGGAAAAGTCTGTAATGCTGTTAATGAAGAGCATTACATGGAGCAGATTCAACAATTATCTGAGAAG ATTGCAGATCTGAAGGTTGCTGTGGACAACACTGAGAAAGAAAGAGATTTCTACTTCTCAAAGCTGCGTGACATCGAGATATTATGTCAAAGACCTGAGTTGGAGCATCTACCG ATGACCAAAGGGATAAGGAAGATACTCTATGCGGCTGATGCGAAGGATTCATCATTACCTGAGGCTAATGAAATAATCACCAGGTCACCAGGCATGTTCTCAGATGAAGCAGAGTGA